One window of the Petroclostridium xylanilyticum genome contains the following:
- a CDS encoding carbohydrate ABC transporter permease has protein sequence MKNQVILKSIMTVVIFVIAFTMTLPLLWMLSASMKVETDVFKFPIEWIPKRWNVVSNYKEVWGSQYNFAMYYWNSIKITVLATICQVFVSAMGAYGFSKINFKFRDSLFLLYLATIMIPEQVTIVPRFMIFKWLGLFDTHTGLVMMLSFSVYGVFLLRQFMVVIPNSLSESAKIDGANHFRIFMQIILPITKPAIATLSILKFVWTWNDYQHPLIFLSSKEKFTLQLGMKQFASESGEFYSLIMTGAVMAIIPLIIVFIIGQKYVIEGITMGAVKG, from the coding sequence ATGAAAAATCAAGTAATTCTAAAAAGTATAATGACTGTGGTAATTTTTGTTATAGCATTTACAATGACGCTTCCTTTACTTTGGATGCTTTCTGCTTCCATGAAAGTGGAAACTGATGTTTTTAAATTTCCTATTGAATGGATTCCTAAAAGATGGAATGTTGTTAGTAATTATAAAGAAGTCTGGGGAAGTCAATATAATTTTGCCATGTATTATTGGAACTCAATAAAAATTACAGTGTTAGCTACCATCTGTCAAGTATTTGTTTCAGCTATGGGAGCTTATGGCTTTTCGAAGATAAATTTTAAGTTCAGAGATTCCTTATTTCTCTTATACCTTGCAACTATTATGATCCCTGAACAGGTAACTATTGTTCCCAGATTTATGATTTTTAAATGGTTGGGATTGTTTGATACTCATACAGGATTAGTGATGATGCTTTCTTTTAGTGTTTACGGAGTATTTCTGCTTAGACAATTTATGGTGGTTATACCTAATTCACTATCTGAATCAGCTAAAATTGATGGAGCGAATCATTTTAGAATTTTTATGCAAATTATATTGCCAATTACAAAACCAGCAATTGCAACACTTTCAATTTTAAAATTTGTGTGGACATGGAATGACTATCAACATCCGTTAATATTTTTGAGTTCAAAGGAAAAGTTTACATTACAGTTGGGAATGAAGCAATTTGCGTCAGAGTCAGGGGAATTCTATTCACTAATTATGACAGGTGCTGTAATGGCAATTATCCCGTTAATCATTGTTTTTATAATAGGACAGAAATATGTTATTGAAGGGATTACTATGGGAGCTGTTAAAGGTTGA
- a CDS encoding carbohydrate ABC transporter permease, whose product MNSFHNKHSLERGENLTGFLFVLPSFLGFIVFVLVPVIFSLGLSFTKWNFISGLKAIQFVGISNYIELFKDEWFISSFRNNLVFTFTTVPITAFLALVLAVIINKYTYGKDVIRVMVFIPYISSVVAVCIVWMVLLHPTYGPINQFLMQLGIKNPPRWLSDMNWALPAVIIITIWQQLGYYIIVYIAGLNSISNELYEAAEIDGANLFQKFWHITIPMVSPTTFFLVTMGIIGSFKVFDQISVLTQGGPGTATTVLAYYIYRTAFEFFRMGYASTVAWILFILVFIITMFQWRAQKKWVTYE is encoded by the coding sequence ATGAATTCGTTCCACAATAAGCATTCTTTAGAACGAGGAGAAAATCTAACTGGTTTTTTATTTGTACTTCCTAGCTTTTTAGGTTTCATTGTGTTTGTATTAGTGCCGGTAATTTTCTCTTTAGGTTTAAGTTTTACAAAATGGAATTTTATCAGTGGTTTAAAAGCAATACAATTTGTCGGTATTAGTAATTATATTGAATTATTTAAAGATGAATGGTTTATTAGTTCTTTCAGAAATAATTTGGTTTTTACTTTTACAACTGTACCAATTACAGCATTTCTTGCACTTGTCTTAGCGGTCATAATCAATAAATATACCTATGGAAAAGATGTTATTAGAGTAATGGTATTTATACCATATATCTCGAGCGTAGTAGCAGTATGTATCGTATGGATGGTGTTGCTGCATCCTACGTATGGGCCAATAAATCAATTTTTAATGCAGTTGGGTATAAAAAATCCGCCAAGATGGCTATCAGATATGAACTGGGCACTTCCAGCAGTTATAATAATTACGATTTGGCAGCAATTAGGGTATTATATAATTGTATATATTGCAGGTTTAAATAGCATATCAAATGAGTTATATGAAGCTGCAGAAATTGATGGTGCTAATCTATTTCAGAAATTCTGGCATATTACGATCCCTATGGTATCACCTACAACTTTCTTTTTAGTGACAATGGGGATAATTGGTTCTTTTAAAGTATTTGATCAGATTAGTGTTTTAACTCAAGGTGGACCAGGTACTGCTACAACAGTGTTGGCTTATTATATCTATCGAACTGCATTTGAGTTTTTTAGAATGGGATATGCAAGTACGGTAGCCTGGATATTGTTCATATTAGTATTTATTATTACCATGTTCCAATGGAGAGCTCAGAAGAAATGGGTAACATATGAATAA
- a CDS encoding response regulator transcription factor produces the protein MIKTIIVDDDIEMLQGLENIITWEDYGFSLVGKADNGADALELVKTYLPELIITDITMPVMNGLILIREAKEIIPEVKTVILTCHEDFYYAKEAIELAVDDYLVKITLTEKELIRTILKIKEKIKIQKMQKDTVLQMDYELNSSKHVIKNKFFMDIAEGLSLQQNYLHKKAEFLKIDIPKDEYRVVGLFIDNFNHAIRKCPIKERNLLQYAISNILEEMIQPIKNITFFSYSDDTYIILYWDNDSNIIIKQKMMDTLKEFQEKIVEYLHISISACISSYYTNITNLKKALDEVRGLRNGYFYLGTRTIMTPQQYQFNNISESLAKKYLDDFRNAINTYDKSIINQYLKEWYEEIIKKNYEPNNVKELFKRVFIDVGALANKHGIKVDELDYDADTFETYQNNLISAVNNVLLRIEQEKNISSRKEINDVIKYIEKNIGEPINCELMANHVNMNSSYFSRLFKQEVGVSFSEYLINKRIERATDLLINTNLTIEEIAQAVGIENVSYFYRIYKKVTGKTPREIREAK, from the coding sequence ATGATTAAAACAATTATTGTTGATGATGATATTGAGATGTTACAGGGATTAGAAAACATTATTACATGGGAAGATTATGGATTCTCATTAGTAGGGAAAGCCGATAATGGTGCAGACGCATTAGAACTTGTCAAAACATATTTGCCCGAATTGATCATCACTGATATAACTATGCCTGTTATGAATGGCTTGATATTAATAAGAGAGGCAAAAGAAATTATTCCCGAAGTAAAAACTGTAATACTGACATGTCATGAGGATTTTTATTATGCTAAAGAGGCAATTGAGTTAGCAGTAGATGACTATCTTGTAAAAATTACTCTTACAGAAAAAGAATTAATAAGAACAATTTTAAAGATTAAAGAAAAAATAAAAATTCAGAAAATGCAAAAAGATACTGTTTTGCAAATGGACTATGAATTAAATAGTAGCAAGCATGTTATAAAGAATAAGTTTTTTATGGATATAGCAGAAGGTTTGAGCCTTCAGCAAAATTATCTGCATAAAAAGGCGGAATTTCTTAAGATTGATATTCCAAAAGATGAATACCGGGTAGTAGGACTTTTTATAGATAATTTTAATCATGCTATTAGAAAATGTCCAATAAAAGAACGTAATCTACTACAATACGCTATATCAAATATTCTTGAAGAAATGATACAGCCCATAAAGAACATAACATTTTTTTCATATAGTGATGACACATATATAATACTATATTGGGATAATGATAGCAACATAATAATAAAACAAAAAATGATGGATACGCTTAAAGAGTTCCAAGAAAAAATTGTTGAGTACCTCCATATTAGTATATCTGCCTGTATTAGTTCCTATTATACAAATATCACCAATTTGAAAAAAGCGCTTGATGAAGTAAGGGGACTTAGAAATGGATATTTTTATTTGGGAACAAGAACAATTATGACACCTCAACAATATCAGTTCAACAACATTTCCGAGTCATTGGCCAAAAAGTACTTGGACGATTTTAGAAATGCAATTAATACGTATGATAAGAGTATAATTAATCAATACCTTAAAGAATGGTATGAAGAAATTATTAAGAAAAACTATGAACCTAATAATGTAAAAGAATTATTTAAAAGAGTCTTTATTGATGTTGGTGCTTTGGCAAATAAACATGGAATTAAAGTTGATGAATTAGATTACGATGCTGATACATTTGAAACATATCAAAATAATTTAATATCAGCTGTAAATAATGTTTTATTAAGAATAGAACAAGAAAAGAATATTTCTTCGAGAAAAGAGATCAATGACGTTATAAAATATATTGAAAAAAATATTGGTGAACCAATCAATTGCGAGTTAATGGCTAACCATGTTAATATGAACAGCAGCTATTTTAGCAGGTTGTTTAAGCAGGAGGTAGGAGTTAGTTTCTCGGAATATTTAATAAATAAAAGAATAGAGAGGGCTACAGATTTACTGATAAATACAAATTTAACAATAGAAGAAATAGCGCAAGCAGTTGGAATTGAAAATGTAAGTTACTTTTACCGAATCTATAAGAAAGTAACAGGAAAGACACCAAGAGAGATAAGAGAAGCAAAGTAA
- a CDS encoding sensor histidine kinase, with amino-acid sequence MYASMKKIFDKFFDINIFQKLIISFTLIIVIPLFTSYYISKRTMGEVIVKQVYGDTLNSLQLVASSVDEILGRMISASLYVSQDENIKLILQAESNISLIDDNIDQPKKMLERLNRINKVNNMLDNISFNTMGSKCYITLITPSGAKYTNWHYDGKLAEDYLLPYMNGKLIPSDNSVIWKDIEKNYVYNDVKSKPYVLTLIKNVNDEWYNQKYGTIIISIPEIEIRKFISSSNNNYKRFIIDKNMNIISDSNGENITKSFEEIYDGVIPKERKGYFIDKLNSGNKVLITYYKIDTMQWTVIDIKSYDYITQELTQSNNRLLIGNIICIFVFLGVAGFIARSIAKPIKLLTKEMLLTDLESVYQQVRIKRRDEIGVLEDSFNTMRKNIHKLMQENLEKERKKREAELEALQAQISPHFLFNTLNAVRWAAINNNSKKAADMVLALGNLLRMTIIKNNELISIEQEIENLKYYIAIIKMRHATMFDVFYDIDESIRDFQIPKLLLQPLVENAILHGFEQLKVGGRIDIIGTEKKDKILILIKDNGKGMDTTFLLEEKNIKSLKFSGIGIENVNERIKIHYGKEYGIVIKSEPGRGTTVEVWLPKKFGEVIE; translated from the coding sequence ATGTATGCTAGCATGAAAAAAATCTTTGATAAATTTTTTGACATAAATATTTTTCAAAAGTTAATAATTTCTTTTACTCTCATCATAGTTATTCCTTTATTTACTTCATATTACATTTCCAAGAGGACTATGGGTGAAGTAATCGTTAAACAAGTATATGGAGATACTTTGAATTCATTACAACTTGTAGCAAGTAGTGTAGATGAAATATTGGGTAGAATGATATCAGCTTCTTTATATGTAAGTCAGGATGAAAACATTAAACTAATTCTTCAAGCAGAGTCAAATATTAGTCTAATAGATGATAATATTGATCAACCAAAAAAAATGCTTGAAAGACTTAATAGAATTAATAAGGTTAATAATATGCTAGACAACATATCATTTAATACTATGGGAAGTAAATGCTATATTACCCTTATTACACCGTCAGGTGCAAAATACACTAATTGGCATTATGATGGGAAATTAGCAGAAGATTATTTATTACCATATATGAATGGTAAACTTATACCGTCAGATAATAGTGTCATATGGAAAGACATTGAAAAAAACTATGTTTATAATGATGTAAAGTCAAAGCCCTATGTTTTAACACTTATTAAAAACGTTAACGATGAGTGGTACAACCAAAAATATGGTACAATTATTATTAGTATTCCCGAAATAGAAATACGAAAATTTATATCTAGCAGCAATAATAATTATAAAAGATTTATCATAGATAAAAACATGAATATCATTTCAGATTCAAATGGTGAAAACATTACAAAGTCTTTTGAAGAAATTTATGACGGAGTAATTCCTAAAGAAAGAAAAGGATATTTTATTGACAAACTTAACAGTGGTAATAAAGTTCTTATCACATACTATAAAATTGATACTATGCAGTGGACAGTTATAGACATAAAGTCTTATGATTATATTACCCAGGAATTAACTCAAAGCAACAATAGGTTATTAATAGGAAATATTATTTGCATATTTGTTTTTCTTGGGGTAGCGGGTTTTATCGCAAGAAGTATTGCAAAGCCCATTAAGCTTTTAACAAAAGAGATGTTACTTACAGATTTAGAGTCTGTGTATCAACAAGTTAGAATAAAACGGCGGGATGAGATTGGTGTTTTGGAAGATAGTTTTAATACCATGAGGAAAAATATTCATAAGCTTATGCAAGAAAACCTAGAAAAGGAAAGAAAAAAAAGGGAAGCTGAATTAGAAGCGTTACAAGCACAGATTAGCCCTCACTTTCTATTTAATACATTAAATGCTGTTAGATGGGCGGCAATAAATAATAATAGCAAAAAAGCTGCTGATATGGTCTTGGCGTTAGGAAATCTTTTGAGGATGACAATTATAAAGAATAATGAATTAATTAGTATAGAACAGGAGATAGAGAATCTTAAATACTATATTGCTATTATAAAAATGAGACATGCTACCATGTTTGACGTTTTTTATGATATTGACGAAAGTATTAGAGATTTTCAAATTCCTAAGCTTTTATTACAGCCTTTAGTTGAAAATGCAATTTTACATGGATTTGAACAATTAAAGGTTGGGGGAAGAATCGATATAATAGGGACTGAGAAAAAGGATAAAATTTTAATATTAATTAAAGATAATGGAAAAGGAATGGATACTACTTTTTTATTAGAAGAAAAGAATATAAAAAGTCTAAAGTTTTCAGGAATAGGGATTGAGAATGTTAATGAGAGAATTAAAATACATTATGGCAAGGAATATGGTATTGTTATAAAAAGTGAACCTGGTAGAGGGACTACTGTAGAGGTGTGGCTTCCTAAAAAATTTGGAGAGGTGATAGAATGA